In Coffea eugenioides isolate CCC68of unplaced genomic scaffold, Ceug_1.0 ScVebR1_1771;HRSCAF=2684, whole genome shotgun sequence, the following are encoded in one genomic region:
- the LOC113755812 gene encoding uncharacterized protein LOC113755812: MANEGGASSQAFDFKLFTEAIKGELGRMMDQKLELMHQRIDSLELSHGSSKGNRGKAYAHESSDSNSDNNYEHKQSRSKRDARPSNDHIPGIKMKIPPFHTYSEEQKVKLAVVEFTDYAVVWWDQLSTSRRRSREPTIQTWTELRRLMRKRFVPSHYYRDLYQKLQTLNQGARSVEDYHKEMEILMLRADIMEDREATMARFLNGLRPEIADQVELHHYVELGDLVEKAIKIERRIKRRGSTRSYYNFSPSYPRTTPPKKEDKGPNNSTPSRPRPDMTKWESKATPKTAIESSMGRNRDTRCFKCQGRGHIASQCPNQRTMIILSNGEFFTDDEDEKEELPSLEEEEEEEEALPVDERVGLVVRRALATQVKATDHAQRENIFYTRCYIKGKVCSLIIDGGSCANVASALMVEKLALPTLRHPTPYRLQWLNDSGDVRVTKQVQVPFRIGKYEDVVLCDVVPMQACHILLGRPWQFDKGEYEDVFPDEIPNGLPPIRGIEHQIDLVPGAPLPNRPAYKMGPDETKELQRQIEELLTKGWARESLSPCAVPVILVPKKDGSWRMCTDCFVVSKQGIKVDEEKVKAIREWPTPSTVGEVRSFHGLASFYRRFVKDFSTIAAPLTAVIKKNEPFVWTDAQVRAFQMLKHQLTHAPLLALPCFDKMFEIECDASGVGIGAVLMQEGKPIAYFSEKLNGAALNYSTYDKELYSLIRALETWQHYLRPREFVIHTDHESLKHIKSQHKLNKRHVRWIAFIETFPYVIKYKVGKTNVVADALSRKFYILDGFLFYLNRLCIPNCSIRSLLVREAHGGGLMGHFGVAKTLAILQEHFHWPRMKRDVERMVAKCITCHKAKSKLQPYGLYSPLPVPKEPWTDISMDFVLGLPRSKRGNDSIFVIVDRFSKMAHFIPCHKTDDASHIADLFFKEIIRLHGMPRTIVSDRDVKFLSYFWKTLWGKLGTKLLFSTTSHPQTDGQTEVVNRTLSTLLRAIIRKNIRTWEECLPHVEFAYNRTVHSSTHFSPFEIVYGFNPLTPLDLSPLPWVWLHLRKERFPVQRRNKLLPRGDGPFQVIKRINDNAYKLDLPDDEADLRTNP; encoded by the exons ATGGCTAACGAGGGGGGAGCAAGCTCCCAAGCTTTTGATTTTAAACTTTTCACAGAAGCAATCAAAGGCGAATTGGGACGCATGATGGACCAAAAACTTGAACTGATGCACCAACGCATTGACAGCTTAGAGTTGTCTCATGGAAGCTCCAAAGGCAACCGTGGAAAAGCTTATGCGCATGAGTCTAGCGACTCTAACTCAGACAACAACTATGAGCATAAGCAAAGTAGGTCTAAGCGTGACGCTAGGCCTTCAAATGACCACATTCCGGGCATAAAGATGAAAATTCCACCCTTCC ATACTTACTCGGAGGAGCAAAAGGTCAAGTTGGCCGTGGTcgaattcaccgactacgccgTTGTGTGGTGGGATCAACTCTCCACTAGTCGAAGGAGGAGTCGTGAACCTACCATACAAACTTGGACGGAGCTAAGACGACTAATGAGGAAGCGTTTCGTACCAAGTCACTACTACCGTGACTTGTACCAaaagcttcaaaccctcaaCCAAGGAGCACGAAGTGTCGAGGACTAtcacaaggaaatggaaatactcATGCTACGGGCAGACATCATGGAGGATCGAGAAGCAACAATGGCACGCTTCTTGAACGGATTAAGGCCCGAAATCGCTGATCAAGTGGAGTTACACCACTATGTGGAACTTGGGGACTTGGTGGAGAAGGCCATCAAGATTGAAAGGAGGATTAAGAGGAGGGGTTCGACTCGGAGTTACTACAACTTTTCACCCTCTTATCCCCGAACTACACCACCAAAGAAAGAGGATAAAGGGCCGAATAATTCCACCCCTTCAAGACCGAGGCCGGATATGACTAAGTGGGAGTCTAAGGCAACACCAAAGACTGCCATTGAGTCGAGCATGGGGCGAAATCGAGATACtagatgcttcaaatgccaaggccgAGGGCATATTGCTAGCCAATGCCCGAACCAACGCACTATGATCATCTTATCCAATGGTGAGTTTTTCAccgatgatgaagatgagaaggaggagttgccatcccttgaggaagaagaggaagaagaggaagcatTACCCGTCGATGAACGAGTTGGACTCGTTGTCAGACGAGCCTTAGCAACCCAAGTGAAAGCTACCGACCATGCACAAAGGGAGAACATTTTCTACACCCGTTGCTATATCAAAGGCAAGGTATGTAGTTTGATCATAGATGGAGGTAGTTGTGCTAACGTTGCTAGTGccttgatggtggagaaactagcACTACCCACTCTACGACATCCAACACCTTATCGTTTGCAATGGTTGAATGATAGTGGGGATGTTCGTGTGACCAAGCAAGTCCAAGTACCTTTCCGAATTGGAAAGTATGAGGACGTGGTGTTATGCGACGTGGTCCCTATGCAAGCATGTCACATACTATTGGGGAGGCCATGGCAATTCGACAAGGGA gaatatgAGGATGTCTTCCCCGATGAGATTCCAAATGGACTACCACCAATAAGGggaattgagcatcaaattgacTTGGTTCCAGGTGCCCCACTTCCTAACAGACCAGCCTACAAAATGGGTCCAGATGAGACAAAGGAGCTCCAACGCCAAATCGAAGAGCTTCTAACAAAGGGATGGGCACGAGAAAGCTTGAGCCCATGTGCAGTTCCCGTCATCTTGGTGCctaaaaaggatggaagttggcgaatgtgcactgact GCTTTGTTGTGAGTAAACAGGGAATCAAAGTGGACGAGGAGAAGGttaaagcaattcgagaatggCCTACTCCAAGCACGGTGGGTGAGGTACGTAGCTTCCATGGTCTTGCTAGTTTTTATAGACGATTTGTTAAAGATTTTAGTACCATTGCTGCACCTCTAACTGctgtaattaagaaaaatgagccatttGTGTGGACAGATGCTCAAGTACGTGCTTTCCAAATGCTTAAACAtcaactcacacatgcaccactACTTGCATTACCATGCTTTGACAAGATGTTTGAAATAGAGTGTGATGCATCTGGGGTGGGTATTGGAGCTGTCCTAATGCAAGAGGGCAAACCAATTGCATACTTTAGTGAAAAACTCAATGGGGCAGCTTTGAACTATTCCACTTATGATAAGGAGTTGTACTCCTTAATCCGTGCTTTAGAAACTTGGCAACATTACTTGAGACCAAGGGAATTTGTCATACACACTGACCATGAGTCGCTTAAACACATTAAATCACAACACAAGTTGAATAAACGTCATGTTaggtggattgcatttattgaaaccttcccttatgtgattaagtacaaagtggggaaaactaatgttgttgctgatgcattatcac GTAAATTCTACAtccttgatggatttcttttctACCTCAATCGACTATGTATACCTAACTGCTCTATTCGCTCTTTACTTGTTAGGGAAGCACACGGAGGTGGCttgatgggacactttggcGTAGCTAAAACCTTAGCTATCCTTCAAGAGCACTTCCATTGGCCAAGGATGAAACGAGATGTGGAGCGAATGGTGGCTAAATGCATTACttgccacaaagctaagtctaaACTTCAACCCTATGGCCTTTATAGTCCTTTACCTGTACCTAAGGAACCTTGGACCGACATTtccatggattttgttttagggttgcctaggtcaaagaggggaaatgatagcatctttgttattgttgacagattttcaaaaatggcacattttataccatgtcacaaaacagatgatgcatcgcacattgctgatttgtttttcaaagaaatcattagattgcatggcatgcctaggacaattgtctctgatagggatgtcaaatttttgagttacttttggaaaactttgtggggaaaattgggtaccaaattgctattttctactactagtcacccacaaactgatggccaaactgaggttGTCAATCGTACACTATCTACACTCTTGCGTGCcatcattagaaaaaatattagaacctgggaagagtgtttaccccatgttgagtttgcatacaatcgcacggtgcatagttctactcatttttcaccatttgaaatagtctatggttttaaccctttAACACCACTAGACTTATCACCTTTACC CTGGGTGTGGTTACATCTACGCAAGGAAAGGTTCCCAGTCCAAAGGCGCAATAAATTACTTCCTCGAGGAGATGGGCCGTTCCAAGTCATcaagcgcatcaatgacaatgcttacaaactggacctacccg acgatgaagctgatttgaggacaaatcct